In Equus caballus isolate H_3958 breed thoroughbred chromosome 7, TB-T2T, whole genome shotgun sequence, one DNA window encodes the following:
- the LOC100056698 gene encoding serum amyloid A protein-like isoform X2, whose amino-acid sequence MWRAYSDMREANYIGADKYFHARGNYDAAQRGPGGAWAAKVISDARENAQRFTDRFKFGDSGQGAADSRADQAANEWGRSGKDPNHFRPRGLPDKY is encoded by the exons ATGTGGAGAGCCTACTCTGACATGAGAGAAGCCAATTACATAGGCGCAGACAAATACTTCCACGCCCGCGGGAACTATGACGCTGCACAGAGGGGCCCTGGGGGCGCCTGGGCTGCTAAAGTCATCAG CGATGCCAGAGAGAATGCTCAGAGATTCACAGACCGTTTCAAGTTTGGAGACAGCGGCCAGGGAGCAGCAGACTCGAGGGCCGACCAGGCTGCCAATGAATGGGGCCGGAGTGGCAAAGACCCCAATCACTTCAGACCTCGTGGCCTGCCTGACAAGTACTGA
- the LOC100056698 gene encoding serum amyloid A protein-like isoform X1 yields MKLSIGIIFCSLVLGVSSREWFTFLKEAGQGAKDMWRAYSDMREANYIGADKYFHARGNYDAAQRGPGGAWAAKVISDARENAQRFTDRFKFGDSGQGAADSRADQAANEWGRSGKDPNHFRPRGLPDKY; encoded by the exons ATGAAGCTTTCCATCGGCATCATTTTTTGTTCCCTGGTCCTGGGCGTCAGCAGCCGGGAATGGTTCACATTCCTCAAGGAAGCTGGTCAAG ggGCTAAGGACATGTGGAGAGCCTACTCTGACATGAGAGAAGCCAATTACATAGGCGCAGACAAATACTTCCACGCCCGCGGGAACTATGACGCTGCACAGAGGGGCCCTGGGGGCGCCTGGGCTGCTAAAGTCATCAG CGATGCCAGAGAGAATGCTCAGAGATTCACAGACCGTTTCAAGTTTGGAGACAGCGGCCAGGGAGCAGCAGACTCGAGGGCCGACCAGGCTGCCAATGAATGGGGCCGGAGTGGCAAAGACCCCAATCACTTCAGACCTCGTGGCCTGCCTGACAAGTACTGA